A part of Pararhizobium sp. A13 genomic DNA contains:
- the lptG gene encoding LPS export ABC transporter permease LptG gives MIFTTLGRYFFRRYAVTTFWFLAGIFALIFIIDFSELSNRMSQLPRYSVTGALLMTTFRIPMILQQTVPFVALFSGMAALISLNRRYELVVTRAAGISVWQFLQPFVIGAFLFGILAVVTLNPIAAWGTKQAEALEAEWGSSSAARSAISIPWLRQIYGNDDTIIGARSVQDEGKTLVNVTVLHFDPLGTIVSRQDAATAKLEDGYWLLNGVTETRNGQLPRRVATAQLPTHLKPEFVQETLTKADSIQFFDLRRKIEVAKSFGLPTNGMETQFHSMLSLPLLLVAMTLIAASVSLKFSRFNQSRPVILGGILSGFVLYVVTVLVKAFGSSGIVPPFVAAWLPVVVAMALGSTILLHEEDG, from the coding sequence ATGATATTCACCACACTCGGACGTTATTTCTTCAGGCGCTATGCGGTGACGACCTTCTGGTTCCTCGCCGGCATTTTCGCGCTGATCTTCATCATCGATTTCAGCGAGCTTTCGAACCGGATGTCACAATTGCCGCGATACTCGGTGACAGGCGCCCTGTTGATGACGACGTTCCGTATTCCGATGATCCTGCAGCAGACCGTTCCCTTCGTCGCGCTGTTTTCCGGCATGGCGGCACTGATCTCGCTCAACCGCCGCTATGAGCTGGTGGTGACACGCGCTGCCGGCATTTCCGTCTGGCAATTCTTGCAACCCTTCGTCATTGGCGCATTCCTGTTCGGCATACTGGCGGTCGTCACACTCAATCCGATCGCCGCCTGGGGTACGAAACAGGCGGAAGCGCTGGAAGCGGAATGGGGAAGCTCATCCGCGGCCCGATCGGCGATCTCCATCCCGTGGCTGCGACAGATCTACGGAAATGACGATACGATCATCGGCGCCCGCTCCGTTCAGGACGAGGGCAAGACGCTGGTCAACGTCACGGTGCTCCATTTCGATCCGCTCGGCACGATCGTTTCGAGACAGGATGCCGCAACGGCAAAACTGGAAGATGGTTACTGGCTTCTTAACGGTGTGACGGAAACGCGCAACGGGCAACTGCCGCGCCGTGTCGCGACGGCACAGCTGCCGACGCACCTGAAGCCGGAATTCGTCCAGGAAACGCTGACAAAGGCTGATTCCATTCAGTTTTTTGACTTGCGGCGCAAGATCGAGGTGGCGAAATCCTTCGGCTTGCCGACCAACGGCATGGAAACCCAATTCCATTCCATGCTTTCGCTTCCGCTGCTTCTGGTCGCAATGACTTTGATCGCTGCAAGCGTCTCCCTGAAATTTAGCCGGTTTAACCAATCGAGGCCGGTAATTCTCGGTGGAATCCTGTCGGGCTTCGTGCTTTATGTCGTCACCGTGCTTGTCAAAGCATTCGGGAGCAGCGGCATTGTGCCTCCGTTCGTTGCAGCCTGGTTGCCAGTTGTTGTAGCGATGGCGCTGGGCTCGACGATTCTATTGCATGAGGAGGATGGCTAG
- the lptF gene encoding LPS export ABC transporter permease LptF, translated as MKLIERYILRRATGMFLATLLPLMAIVWTTQALASVNLVTDSGQSILAFLRLATLILPSIIPLILPFALVIGVAQTLTAMNADSELTVLNAAGSSRMTIIRPVLYLGIALSVLSFAVDNFVEPYSRMAVRKMIATAHADLLSSVVQENTFRKIADGLYVQVASRRSGGVLHGIFVADSRNPAYELVYYAREGAVDENGSALVMKDGEVHRKLPDSNVSIIKFDSYAFDLTDLSKMAGEATIRAKDRDLLFLLNPDPKDPVYERNPMSFSAELHRRFTEWTFPLLFALIALVVSSDARTHREARVHPMITALLTCLFIRWATFYAANSAEESRAFVPIMYLIPLATGYLSIRQLVGNKRLEIPLTWEQKLNEILVRLRLAKVARASDGNQSA; from the coding sequence ATGAAATTGATCGAGCGCTATATCCTGAGGCGGGCAACGGGCATGTTCCTTGCCACGCTCCTGCCGCTGATGGCGATCGTCTGGACGACGCAGGCGCTCGCCAGCGTCAACCTGGTGACGGACAGCGGCCAGTCTATCCTCGCCTTCCTGCGGCTCGCAACGCTCATCCTGCCATCAATCATTCCGCTCATCCTGCCCTTCGCCCTGGTCATCGGCGTGGCACAGACGCTGACGGCGATGAACGCCGATTCGGAGCTCACCGTCCTGAATGCCGCCGGAAGCTCGCGCATGACGATCATCCGGCCGGTCCTCTACCTCGGCATTGCGCTCAGCGTCCTGTCCTTTGCGGTCGATAATTTCGTCGAACCCTATTCGCGCATGGCGGTGCGCAAGATGATCGCCACCGCGCATGCCGATCTGCTGTCATCCGTGGTCCAGGAAAACACCTTCCGCAAGATTGCCGACGGCCTTTATGTCCAGGTCGCCTCGCGCCGCAGCGGCGGCGTTCTGCACGGGATTTTCGTCGCCGATTCGCGCAATCCGGCCTATGAGCTGGTCTATTACGCCCGCGAAGGTGCGGTGGACGAAAACGGCTCGGCGCTGGTGATGAAGGATGGCGAGGTGCATCGCAAGCTTCCGGACAGCAATGTCTCGATCATCAAGTTCGATTCCTATGCCTTCGACCTCACGGATCTGAGCAAGATGGCGGGCGAAGCGACAATCCGCGCGAAGGACCGGGATCTGCTTTTCCTCCTCAATCCGGATCCGAAGGACCCGGTCTATGAGAGGAATCCGATGTCGTTCTCGGCGGAACTGCACCGTCGCTTCACCGAGTGGACGTTTCCGCTGCTGTTCGCCCTGATCGCGCTGGTCGTCAGCAGTGATGCCCGGACGCACCGCGAAGCCCGCGTGCATCCGATGATTACCGCTCTCTTAACCTGTCTTTTCATCCGCTGGGCAACCTTCTACGCTGCCAACAGCGCGGAAGAATCGCGCGCCTTCGTTCCGATCATGTATCTGATCCCGCTCGCGACCGGCTACCTGTCGATCCGTCAGTTGGTGGGCAACAAGCGGCTTGAAATCCCGCTGACCTGGGAGCAGAAACTCAACGAGATCCTGGTTCGCCTGCGCCTCGCCAAGGTCGCGCGCGCATCCGACGGGAACCAGTCCGCATGA
- a CDS encoding leucyl aminopeptidase translates to MSMKFEIGFSKSARLSGGLAILLKTVDGKEAAGAAETDPEAIIAKAARIAKFKAKSLSTLDIVAPQGSPVDRIVVLGLGDGTGLSAHDWLKAGGAAASKIRGAEKVTVFLDAPGVEVSGKAGADFALGMEMNAYSFDTYKTTKKDDDEQKGPPKPVKVTIVTGAVIAAKKAAANSQAIAEGVFIARNLVNEPANVLGPVEFAAKAKELEKLGVEVEILTEREMKKLGMGALLGVAQGSVRPPRLAVMQWKGGKPKDRPVAFVGKGVVFDSGGISIKPGAGMEDMKGDMGGAAAVTGVMHVLATRKAKANVVGIIGLVENMPDGNAQRPGDIVTSMSGQTIEIINTDAEGRLVLCDALWYCNDRFKPQFMINLATLTGAVMVALGSHHAGLFTNDDKLAGQLTAAGLTTQERLWRLPLGKEYDKMIDSKFADMKNTGGRYAGSITAAQFLKRFVKDTPWAHLDIAGTAMGSPTDEVNQSWASGFGVRLLDELVRANYEG, encoded by the coding sequence ATGTCGATGAAATTTGAAATCGGTTTCAGCAAATCAGCACGTTTGTCCGGTGGTCTGGCTATCCTGCTCAAGACTGTTGACGGAAAAGAGGCGGCTGGCGCTGCAGAAACCGATCCCGAGGCAATTATTGCCAAGGCTGCGCGGATCGCGAAGTTCAAGGCCAAGTCGTTGAGCACGCTCGATATCGTTGCACCGCAGGGATCGCCGGTCGATCGCATCGTGGTTCTCGGGCTCGGCGACGGCACCGGTCTTTCCGCGCATGATTGGCTGAAGGCGGGCGGTGCCGCGGCCTCGAAAATCCGCGGCGCAGAGAAAGTGACAGTTTTCCTCGATGCGCCGGGCGTGGAGGTTTCCGGCAAGGCAGGTGCCGATTTTGCGCTCGGCATGGAGATGAACGCCTACAGCTTCGATACCTACAAGACGACGAAGAAGGACGATGACGAGCAGAAAGGACCGCCAAAGCCTGTGAAAGTGACCATTGTCACCGGCGCGGTCATTGCAGCCAAGAAGGCGGCGGCCAATTCCCAGGCGATCGCCGAAGGCGTTTTCATCGCCCGCAACCTCGTCAACGAACCGGCGAACGTGCTTGGGCCGGTCGAGTTCGCGGCCAAGGCAAAGGAACTCGAAAAGCTTGGCGTCGAGGTCGAGATCCTCACCGAGCGCGAAATGAAGAAGCTCGGCATGGGCGCGCTGCTTGGCGTGGCACAAGGCTCCGTGCGTCCGCCGCGGCTTGCGGTCATGCAGTGGAAAGGTGGAAAACCGAAAGACCGACCGGTCGCCTTCGTCGGCAAGGGGGTCGTCTTCGATTCGGGCGGCATTTCGATCAAGCCCGGCGCCGGCATGGAGGACATGAAGGGCGACATGGGCGGCGCTGCCGCCGTCACCGGCGTGATGCACGTGCTGGCGACGCGCAAGGCCAAGGCGAATGTCGTCGGCATCATCGGCCTTGTGGAAAACATGCCCGATGGCAATGCCCAGCGCCCGGGCGACATCGTCACCTCGATGTCCGGCCAGACGATCGAGATCATCAACACCGATGCCGAAGGCCGGCTCGTTCTGTGCGACGCGCTGTGGTACTGCAACGACCGCTTCAAGCCGCAGTTCATGATCAATCTGGCGACGCTGACCGGCGCCGTCATGGTGGCGCTCGGCAGCCATCATGCCGGCCTGTTCACCAATGACGACAAGCTTGCAGGACAACTGACGGCCGCGGGGCTGACCACGCAGGAACGGCTGTGGCGCCTGCCGCTCGGCAAGGAATACGACAAGATGATCGACAGCAAGTTCGCCGACATGAAGAACACCGGCGGCCGCTATGCCGGCTCGATCACCGCCGCGCAGTTCCTGAAGCGTTTCGTCAAGGATACGCCCTGGGCCCATCTCGACATCGCCGGCACCGCCATGGGCTCGCCAACCGACGAGGTCAACCAATCCTGGGCCTCGGGCTTCGGCGTACGCCTGCTGGATGAGCTTGTCCGCGCGAATTACGAGGGCTGA
- a CDS encoding DNA polymerase III subunit chi, with product MTDILFYHLTESKLEDALPPLLDKSVERGWRVVVQTADEERRDMLDTHLWTYRDDSFLPHGTDAADFAADQPILLTAGEGNENGATVRFLVDGAEPPPVSGYERVVFMFDGYDQAQLEGARAHWKALKGEGHALTYWQQNQDGRWVKKA from the coding sequence GTGACGGATATCCTGTTCTACCACCTGACCGAATCCAAGCTCGAAGATGCGCTTCCGCCGCTACTCGACAAGAGCGTCGAGCGCGGCTGGCGAGTCGTCGTGCAGACGGCGGACGAGGAGCGGCGCGACATGCTCGACACACATCTGTGGACCTATCGCGACGACAGTTTTCTGCCGCATGGAACCGATGCGGCGGACTTCGCAGCGGATCAGCCGATCCTTTTGACGGCGGGTGAGGGCAATGAGAACGGCGCCACCGTCCGCTTCCTCGTCGACGGCGCCGAACCGCCGCCGGTCAGCGGCTACGAGCGCGTGGTTTTCATGTTCGACGGTTACGACCAGGCGCAGCTGGAAGGCGCGCGGGCGCACTGGAAGGCGCTGAAGGGCGAGGGGCATGCGCTGACCTACTGGCAGCAGAACCAGGACGGGCGGTGGGTGAAGAAGGCGTGA
- a CDS encoding Gfo/Idh/MocA family oxidoreductase, producing the protein MSPINISIVGVGKIVRDQHLPAIAKNADYKLIAAASRHGVVDGIDNFKSIEAMLDAVPAIDAVSLCMPPQFRYQAARVALEAGKHVFLEKPPGATLSEVADLEALAAAKGLSLFASWHSRYAPGVEAAKSFLASTKINSVQVIWKEDVRHWHPNQDWIWQAGGLGVFDPGINALSIVTHILPNPLFITAATLEFPENRDAPIAASIAFTDANNLPVSAEFDWRQTGHQSWDIIAETDAGTMTLAEGGAKLSIDGKLVHDEPEQEYPALYARFAEIITAGKSDVDLSPLRHVADAFMLGRRKFVDAFFD; encoded by the coding sequence ATGAGCCCCATCAACATCTCGATCGTCGGCGTCGGCAAGATCGTCCGCGACCAGCATCTCCCCGCCATCGCCAAGAATGCAGACTACAAGCTGATCGCCGCCGCCAGCCGCCATGGCGTCGTCGACGGCATCGACAATTTCAAGTCGATCGAGGCGATGCTCGACGCCGTGCCGGCAATCGACGCGGTTTCGCTCTGCATGCCGCCGCAGTTCCGCTATCAGGCGGCGCGCGTGGCGCTCGAAGCTGGAAAACACGTGTTTCTCGAAAAGCCACCGGGCGCGACGCTGAGCGAGGTGGCCGATCTCGAAGCGTTGGCCGCCGCCAAGGGCCTGTCGCTGTTTGCGAGCTGGCATTCGCGCTATGCGCCGGGCGTCGAAGCCGCCAAGTCCTTCCTCGCCTCGACGAAGATCAACAGCGTCCAGGTGATCTGGAAGGAAGACGTGCGCCACTGGCATCCGAACCAGGACTGGATCTGGCAGGCCGGCGGCCTCGGCGTCTTCGATCCGGGCATCAATGCGCTGTCGATCGTCACGCACATCCTGCCGAACCCGCTGTTCATCACCGCAGCGACGCTCGAATTCCCGGAAAACCGCGATGCTCCGATCGCCGCCTCGATCGCCTTTACCGACGCCAACAACCTGCCCGTCTCCGCCGAATTCGACTGGCGCCAGACCGGCCACCAGAGCTGGGACATCATTGCCGAAACCGACGCTGGCACCATGACGCTCGCCGAAGGCGGCGCCAAGCTGTCGATCGACGGCAAACTCGTTCACGACGAGCCGGAGCAGGAATATCCGGCGCTCTACGCCCGCTTCGCCGAGATCATCACGGCCGGCAAATCGGATGTTGATCTCTCGCCACTGCGGCATGTGGCCGATGCGTTTATGCTGGGACGGAGGAAGTTCGTGGACGCGTTTTTCGATTGA
- a CDS encoding GNAT family N-acetyltransferase: MPPIIRKASRADLDILIDWAAREGWNPGLDDAAAFWAADPEGFWIAEEDGVVAAALSLVRYDAAYAFLGFYMAHPDYRGQGIGFALWQRAISEAGNRTIGLDGVVAQQDNYRKSGFVYAHANFRYGGEVQCVEPPGTELVSVSPVHVPMLVDYDARFCPARRDAFLREWLKPLSTRESFALIRNAEVLGYGTIRACREGHKIGPLFADAETGADLIFRKLVTSVGGGQIYLDIPEPNAAARALCDRYNLKPVFETARMYRGPVPDLPLGQIYGITTFELG; the protein is encoded by the coding sequence ATGCCCCCGATCATTCGAAAAGCCAGCCGCGCCGATCTGGATATTCTCATCGACTGGGCCGCACGGGAAGGGTGGAATCCCGGTCTCGACGATGCAGCCGCTTTCTGGGCGGCGGACCCGGAAGGCTTTTGGATCGCCGAGGAAGACGGCGTCGTCGCAGCAGCGCTTTCCTTGGTCCGCTATGATGCGGCCTATGCCTTTCTCGGTTTCTACATGGCGCACCCGGACTATCGCGGCCAGGGCATCGGCTTTGCCCTCTGGCAGAGGGCGATATCGGAAGCGGGAAACCGCACGATCGGGCTCGATGGCGTGGTGGCGCAGCAGGACAACTACCGCAAATCCGGTTTCGTCTATGCGCATGCCAATTTCCGCTACGGCGGCGAGGTTCAATGCGTCGAGCCTCCGGGCACGGAACTGGTTTCCGTCTCCCCGGTGCATGTGCCGATGCTGGTTGACTATGATGCACGGTTCTGCCCGGCCCGGCGGGATGCCTTCCTGCGCGAATGGCTGAAGCCGCTTTCGACGCGCGAGAGCTTTGCGCTGATCAGAAACGCCGAGGTTCTGGGCTACGGTACCATTCGCGCCTGCCGTGAGGGCCACAAGATCGGGCCGCTGTTTGCCGACGCGGAAACCGGCGCGGACCTCATCTTCCGTAAACTGGTGACGAGCGTCGGCGGTGGCCAGATCTATCTCGATATCCCCGAGCCGAACGCCGCTGCACGAGCGCTGTGCGATCGCTACAATCTGAAACCGGTGTTCGAGACGGCGCGGATGTATCGCGGCCCAGTGCCGGACCTGCCGCTCGGACAGATCTACGGCATCACCACGTTCGAGCTTGGATAA
- a CDS encoding ABC-F family ATP-binding cassette domain-containing protein, with protein MITINDLSARIAGRLLIDHTSVALPAGTKAGLVGKNGAGKSTLFRIITGDMESESGFVSIPKNTRIGQVAQEAPGTEEPLIEIVLKADKEREALLTEAETASDPHRIAEIHTRLTDIDSHSAEARAASILSGLGFDAEAQLRPASSFSGGWRMRVALAAVLFSEPDLLLLDEPTNYLDLEGTLWLEDYVRRYPHTVIIISHDRDMLNMAVNSIVHLDQKKLTFYRGTYDQFERQRAEAIELQTKAKAKNDAARKHLQSFIDRFKAKASKARQAQSRVKALERMGTVSAVIEDHVQPIRFPKPEKQPASPIVAITGGAVGYTPGKPILKGLNLRIDNDDRIALLGSNGNGKSTFAKFISGRLSAESGDIRVAPNLKIGFFAQHQLDDLRPAETAVQHVRPLMLDAPEAKVRARVAQMGLATEKMETAAKDLSGGEKARLLMGLAAFEAPNLLILDEPTNHLDIDSRNALIEALNEYEGAVILISHDRHLIEATVDRLWLVKDGTVTNYDGDLEDYRNTIVQSSRGKGNKDKGNGSDDNRSKAEQRKANADKRAAFAPLKKKINDIESFTGKLHKQIHALDKELEDQEIYEKFPAKAAAKVKERAEIMAKLAKAEEQWMDLSTEYEEAMAG; from the coding sequence ATGATTACGATCAACGACCTCTCCGCCCGCATCGCCGGGCGTCTCCTCATCGATCATACGAGCGTGGCGCTTCCGGCGGGCACGAAGGCTGGCCTCGTCGGCAAGAATGGCGCCGGCAAGTCGACGCTGTTTCGGATCATCACCGGCGACATGGAAAGCGAGAGCGGCTTCGTTTCGATACCGAAGAACACCCGCATCGGCCAGGTGGCGCAGGAAGCGCCGGGCACCGAAGAGCCGCTGATCGAGATCGTGCTCAAGGCCGACAAGGAACGCGAGGCGCTGCTCACGGAGGCCGAAACCGCGTCCGATCCGCACCGGATCGCCGAAATCCACACGCGCCTGACGGACATCGATTCCCATTCGGCCGAGGCACGGGCCGCCAGCATCCTGTCCGGCCTCGGTTTCGACGCGGAAGCACAGTTGCGGCCGGCATCGAGCTTTTCCGGCGGCTGGCGCATGCGCGTCGCGCTCGCGGCAGTCCTGTTCTCCGAGCCCGACCTGCTGCTCCTCGACGAGCCGACCAACTATCTCGATCTCGAGGGCACGCTCTGGCTCGAGGATTATGTCCGCCGCTATCCGCACACGGTCATCATCATCAGCCATGACCGTGACATGCTGAACATGGCGGTCAATTCGATCGTCCATCTCGATCAGAAGAAACTGACCTTCTATCGCGGCACCTACGATCAGTTCGAGCGCCAGCGCGCCGAAGCGATCGAACTGCAGACCAAGGCAAAGGCCAAGAACGACGCGGCGCGCAAACATCTGCAGTCCTTCATCGATCGCTTCAAGGCCAAGGCCTCGAAGGCCCGCCAGGCGCAGAGCCGCGTCAAGGCGCTGGAACGCATGGGCACGGTTTCGGCCGTCATCGAGGACCACGTCCAGCCGATCCGCTTTCCCAAGCCCGAGAAGCAGCCGGCCTCGCCGATCGTCGCGATCACCGGCGGCGCCGTCGGCTATACGCCGGGCAAACCGATCCTCAAGGGCCTCAACCTGCGCATCGACAATGACGACCGCATCGCACTGCTCGGCTCGAACGGCAACGGCAAGTCGACCTTCGCGAAATTCATCTCCGGCCGGCTTTCCGCCGAAAGCGGCGATATCCGCGTGGCACCCAATCTGAAGATCGGCTTCTTCGCCCAGCATCAACTCGACGACCTCAGGCCGGCCGAGACGGCCGTCCAGCACGTTCGGCCGCTGATGCTGGACGCGCCCGAAGCCAAGGTGCGCGCCCGCGTCGCCCAGATGGGGCTTGCGACCGAAAAGATGGAAACCGCCGCCAAGGATCTTTCCGGCGGCGAGAAGGCCCGCCTTCTGATGGGCCTTGCCGCCTTCGAGGCGCCGAACCTGCTCATCCTCGACGAGCCGACCAACCATCTCGACATCGACAGCCGCAACGCGCTGATCGAGGCTCTGAACGAGTATGAGGGCGCGGTCATCCTGATCTCGCACGATCGCCACCTGATCGAGGCGACCGTTGACCGCCTCTGGCTGGTCAAGGACGGCACCGTCACCAATTACGATGGCGACCTCGAGGACTACCGCAACACCATCGTCCAGAGTTCGCGCGGCAAGGGGAACAAGGACAAGGGCAACGGCTCAGATGACAACCGCTCCAAGGCAGAGCAGCGCAAGGCCAATGCCGACAAACGGGCAGCCTTCGCGCCGCTCAAGAAAAAGATCAACGATATCGAATCCTTCACCGGCAAACTGCACAAACAGATTCACGCCCTCGACAAGGAACTTGAAGACCAGGAGATCTACGAAAAATTCCCTGCCAAGGCTGCGGCCAAGGTGAAGGAGCGCGCCGAGATCATGGCCAAGCTCGCCAAGGCGGAAGAACAATGGATGGACCTGTCGACCGAGTACGAAGAGGCGATGGCGGGGTGA
- a CDS encoding GGDEF domain-containing protein — protein sequence MADKSRQDGHLAQNAAVLLKVAQTMSKLGVAPFPRNYELFFEALSGQNQALTRDVAALGSHPSQSRIEEIGVKYHLPGFAAVATDTIRADTARAISALNHGLKNSIAKKEAFAALLRHFIGRLETDPVAGMSDFANDAGRLRDAVTTFEREERAFAISMGETVAQLGGIGSDIEAMRKASTRDPVTGLANRVAFSAKLAALYDDGNASGPAALALVTVEGLRDLGESHGAATAEKALKKLAPVFRKSVKKNDFVARIGADEFAFVFHDVSADNAEAIAQRIRASVEVVQIALPNRTFTSETLSLSTGIAMALTASSGADLFTQAELALGAVRACGKPGVLVFSAAIGGRGKKTYSPHAA from the coding sequence ATGGCGGACAAATCCCGGCAGGACGGCCATCTTGCGCAAAATGCCGCCGTGCTGCTGAAGGTCGCGCAGACCATGTCGAAGCTCGGCGTTGCCCCGTTTCCGCGCAATTACGAGCTGTTTTTCGAAGCCCTGTCCGGCCAGAATCAAGCGCTCACACGGGATGTCGCTGCACTTGGTTCTCACCCGTCCCAGAGCCGGATCGAAGAGATCGGCGTCAAATATCACCTCCCCGGCTTTGCCGCGGTCGCCACGGATACGATCCGCGCCGACACCGCCCGGGCCATTTCGGCCCTCAATCACGGGCTGAAAAACAGCATCGCCAAGAAGGAAGCCTTTGCCGCGCTGCTGCGCCATTTCATCGGCCGCCTCGAAACCGATCCCGTCGCCGGAATGTCGGATTTCGCCAATGACGCCGGCAGATTGCGCGATGCCGTCACCACCTTCGAGCGGGAGGAGCGGGCTTTCGCCATCTCGATGGGCGAAACGGTCGCCCAACTCGGCGGCATCGGCAGCGATATCGAGGCCATGCGCAAGGCTTCGACCCGCGACCCGGTGACCGGCCTTGCCAACAGGGTCGCCTTTTCCGCCAAGCTCGCGGCGTTGTATGACGACGGCAACGCCAGCGGCCCCGCGGCTCTGGCGCTGGTGACTGTCGAGGGGCTGCGCGACCTCGGTGAGAGCCACGGTGCGGCCACTGCCGAGAAGGCCTTGAAGAAACTGGCGCCGGTGTTCCGCAAATCGGTCAAGAAGAACGACTTTGTCGCCCGCATCGGCGCGGACGAATTCGCCTTCGTGTTCCATGACGTCAGCGCCGACAATGCCGAGGCGATCGCGCAGCGCATCCGCGCCTCCGTCGAGGTCGTGCAGATCGCGCTGCCGAACCGCACGTTCACGTCGGAAACGCTGTCCCTCTCCACCGGCATCGCCATGGCGTTGACCGCATCCAGCGGCGCTGATCTGTTCACCCAGGCCGAGCTTGCGCTTGGCGCCGTGCGTGCCTGTGGCAAGCCCGGCGTTCTCGTCTTTTCGGCCGCGATCGGCGGCCGCGGGAAGAAAACCTACTCGCCGCACGCCGCTTGA
- a CDS encoding Rap1a/Tai family immunity protein has protein sequence MKTPMLGFAACLMLHSAAQAQFMDADDLHTFCQQKHPVAFGYIAGVLDRWSRDLHHAEMSDVVDAENNRPKSKVPVTEKIRANVCDPDTITLEEQVKIVCAFVAANPKERGRSADMLVQLAMQAKWPCTLR, from the coding sequence ATGAAAACACCGATGCTCGGATTTGCGGCCTGTTTGATGCTTCATTCTGCTGCGCAGGCCCAGTTCATGGATGCGGATGATCTGCACACCTTCTGCCAGCAGAAGCACCCGGTCGCCTTCGGCTATATCGCCGGCGTGCTCGACCGCTGGTCGCGCGACCTCCATCACGCGGAAATGTCCGATGTGGTCGACGCCGAAAACAACCGGCCGAAAAGCAAGGTCCCCGTCACCGAAAAGATCCGCGCCAATGTCTGCGACCCCGATACGATCACGCTTGAAGAGCAGGTGAAGATCGTCTGCGCCTTTGTCGCCGCCAATCCGAAAGAACGCGGCCGCAGCGCCGACATGCTGGTGCAACTCGCCATGCAGGCGAAATGGCCCTGTACCCTGCGGTAG
- a CDS encoding DinB family protein, with protein MLDHYRMFAKYNRWANRLLYQAAGALTDAQYREDKGAFFGSLHRTLNHVLAADRIWMKRFTGTGEAPTSLDAILFDDLGSLSAARAVEDERIVAWINGLAEADLTSRFTYTPITIPEPVTQRLAPVLAHFFNHQTHHRGHCHMTLTALGQPSLVLDLVYFLRTPEGEDYAK; from the coding sequence ATGCTCGATCACTACCGTATGTTCGCCAAATACAACCGGTGGGCAAACCGCCTGCTCTACCAGGCGGCGGGCGCGCTGACGGATGCGCAATACCGCGAGGACAAGGGCGCCTTCTTCGGTTCGCTGCACAGGACGCTCAACCACGTCCTCGCCGCCGACCGCATCTGGATGAAGCGCTTCACCGGCACGGGCGAAGCGCCGACCTCCCTCGACGCCATCCTGTTCGACGATCTCGGCTCCCTGTCAGCAGCCCGCGCGGTGGAAGACGAGCGCATCGTCGCCTGGATCAATGGCCTTGCTGAAGCAGACCTCACCAGCCGCTTCACCTACACGCCGATCACCATCCCCGAGCCGGTCACTCAGCGCCTCGCGCCGGTGCTCGCCCATTTCTTCAACCACCAGACCCACCATCGCGGCCATTGCCACATGACGCTGACCGCACTGGGGCAGCCGAGCCTTGTGCTGGATCTGGTTTATTTTCTGAGAACACCGGAGGGGGAAGACTACGCAAAGTGA
- the ndk gene encoding nucleoside-diphosphate kinase: MAIERTFSMIKPDATKRNLTGAITKMFEDAGLRIVASKRVWMSKREAEGFYAVHKERPFFGELVETMTSGPTIVQVLEGENAILKNREIMGATNPANADEGTIRKVHALSIGENSVHGSDAPETAAEEIKYWFSDTEIVG, translated from the coding sequence ATGGCGATTGAACGCACCTTTTCGATGATCAAGCCGGACGCCACCAAGCGCAACCTGACGGGCGCCATCACCAAGATGTTTGAAGACGCAGGCCTGCGTATCGTCGCCTCCAAGCGCGTGTGGATGAGCAAGCGCGAAGCCGAAGGCTTCTACGCCGTTCACAAGGAACGCCCCTTCTTCGGCGAACTGGTTGAAACCATGACCTCCGGCCCAACCATCGTTCAGGTTCTCGAAGGCGAGAACGCCATCCTCAAGAACCGCGAAATCATGGGCGCCACCAACCCGGCCAATGCCGACGAGGGCACCATCCGCAAGGTCCACGCTTTGTCGATCGGCGAGAACTCGGTTCATGGCTCGGACGCTCCGGAAACTGCTGCTGAGGAAATCAAGTACTGGTTCTCCGACACCGAAATCGTCGGCTGA